In Numida meleagris isolate 19003 breed g44 Domestic line chromosome 3, NumMel1.0, whole genome shotgun sequence, the following are encoded in one genomic region:
- the LOC110396028 gene encoding uncharacterized protein LOC110396028, with translation MLSMPAAKGIDQILYLFRSNININKDLPNYPMEDLFLDYHNKQKRNDLLDFSKNCRRQCQHWAPWTTSSAHHGSSAPKLQLPIPIRGHQPDFNHVPREVFRWVCPFTYRATGQLSILPISSRNSFCQLLSTNISSSSSRKSRSSTSRANTQVRPHEPCGAEHLPPAARRGSGQQRSPLARLWARHGAARTRCCRGCPRCAAPTAENGAWNDRGGGRLPPPCGCYVPRPSSDGEPLEWGVGGATAARA, from the exons ATGCTTTCAATGCCTGCAGCCAAAGGAATTGATcaaattctttatttatttaggtCAAATATAAACATCAACAAAGACCTGCCAAATTATCCAATGGAAGATTTGTTCCTTGATTACCAtaacaaacaaaagaggaaTGACCTTCTGGACTTCAGCAAGAATT GCAGGAGGCAATGCCAACACTGGGCACCATGGACCACCAGCAGTGCACATcatggcagctctgctcccaaaCTGCAGCTCC CTATTCCGATCCGAGGACATCAGCCAGACTTCAACCACGTCCCACGTGAGGTGTTCCGATGGGTATGTCCCTTCACTTACAGAGCCACGGGCCAGCTTTCCATCCTGCCTATCTCTAGCCGCAATTCCTTCTGCCAATTGCTCAGCA caaaCATCTCCAGCTCTAGCTCCCGAAAATCACGCAGCTCAACGAGTAGGGCTAACACCCAGGTACGACCGCATGAGCCGTGCGGAGCCGAGCACCTGCCGCCGGCTGCCCGCCGCGGCTCAGGACAGCAGAGGTCGCCGCTGGCTCGGCTCTGGGCCCGGCACGGCGCGGCTCGCACAAGGTGCTGCCGGGGCTGTCCCCGCTGCGCGGCCCCGACGGCGGAGAACGGTGCGTGGAACGACCGCGGGGGCGGCCGACTCCCGCCCCCCTGCGGGTGCTACGTCCCTCGGCCGAGCTCCGACGGGGAGCCCCTCgagtggggggtggggggggccACGGCTGCCCGGGCTTAA